One Mycobacterium sp. SMC-4 DNA window includes the following coding sequences:
- a CDS encoding DUF4245 domain-containing protein, translating into MTTPPDPGHPVAGVPGPRPPKSRLLQDGRDMFWSMAPLVVACLVLAGLLGMCSFAPSGPGRGPTPDYDAPAALRADAAALGIPIRIPAVPEGWQSNSGSRKGIESGRTDPATGQQVRAVASTVGFLTTTGRYLSVTQSDADEERLIASFDRDLVPTGTQDVDGVRWIVYQGGGRNGGPAEPVWTARISGPTGPAQIALTGAGGTDEYRTLAAATQSQPPLPST; encoded by the coding sequence ATGACGACGCCGCCCGACCCGGGCCACCCGGTCGCCGGGGTGCCCGGTCCGCGCCCTCCGAAGTCTCGCCTGCTGCAAGACGGTCGCGACATGTTCTGGTCGATGGCACCGCTGGTGGTGGCCTGTCTGGTGCTGGCCGGACTGCTGGGCATGTGCTCGTTCGCGCCCTCGGGTCCGGGCCGCGGACCGACACCGGATTACGACGCCCCGGCGGCATTGCGCGCCGATGCCGCAGCGCTGGGCATTCCGATTCGCATCCCCGCAGTGCCCGAGGGCTGGCAGTCCAACTCCGGCAGCCGCAAAGGCATCGAGTCCGGCCGCACCGATCCGGCCACCGGGCAGCAGGTGCGGGCGGTCGCCTCCACGGTTGGATTCCTCACGACGACGGGTCGGTACCTCAGCGTGACCCAGAGTGATGCCGACGAGGAGCGCCTCATCGCATCGTTCGACCGCGACCTGGTCCCGACCGGGACCCAGGACGTCGACGGCGTGCGCTGGATCGTCTACCAGGGTGGAGGACGCAACGGCGGGCCGGCAGAACCGGTGTGGACCGCGCGCATCAGCGGCCCGACCGGACCAGCGCAGATTGCGCTGACCGGGGCCGGCGGTACCGATGAGTACCGTACGCTTGCCGCGGCGACGCAATCGCAGCCGCCGCTGCCCTCGACCTGA
- the glpX gene encoding class II fructose-bisphosphatase, translating into MTPPRREAPDRNLALELVRVTEAGAMAAGRWVGRGDKEGGDGAAVDAMRQLVNSVSMRGVVVIGEGEKDNAPMLYNGEEVGNGDGPECDFAVDPVDGTTLMSKGMPNAISVLAVAERGSMFDPSAVFYMNKIAGGPDVADFIDITSPIAANIQRIAKVRKASVSDITVCILDRPRHTKLMADVREAGARIRLISDGDVAGAISACRPDSGTDLLVGIGGTPEGIITAAAIRCMGGEIQATLAPTDDEERQRALDRGYDLDRVLTTKDLVSGENVFFCATGVTDGDLLKGVRFFGGGCTTQSIVMRSKSGTVRMIDAYHRLSKLNEYSAVNFTGDVSAAYPLP; encoded by the coding sequence ATGACGCCACCGAGACGTGAAGCCCCCGATCGCAACCTGGCCCTGGAGCTCGTGCGAGTGACCGAGGCTGGGGCGATGGCGGCGGGCCGCTGGGTCGGACGCGGAGACAAGGAAGGCGGCGACGGCGCGGCCGTCGACGCGATGCGTCAACTGGTCAACTCCGTATCGATGCGCGGCGTGGTGGTCATCGGCGAGGGCGAGAAGGACAACGCCCCGATGCTCTACAACGGCGAGGAGGTCGGCAACGGCGACGGCCCGGAGTGCGACTTCGCCGTCGACCCGGTCGACGGCACCACGCTGATGAGCAAGGGCATGCCCAACGCCATCTCGGTGCTCGCGGTGGCCGAGCGCGGCTCGATGTTCGATCCGTCGGCGGTGTTCTACATGAACAAGATCGCCGGCGGACCCGATGTCGCCGACTTCATCGACATCACGTCTCCGATCGCGGCGAACATCCAACGCATCGCCAAAGTTCGCAAGGCCTCGGTCTCCGACATCACCGTCTGCATCCTGGACCGTCCCCGGCACACCAAGTTGATGGCCGACGTCCGGGAGGCCGGCGCGCGCATCCGGCTGATCTCCGACGGCGACGTCGCGGGCGCCATCTCGGCCTGCCGCCCCGACTCGGGCACCGACCTGCTGGTCGGCATCGGCGGCACCCCCGAGGGCATCATCACCGCGGCCGCGATCCGCTGCATGGGCGGCGAGATCCAGGCCACGCTGGCGCCCACCGACGACGAAGAGCGCCAGCGCGCCCTCGACCGCGGTTACGACCTGGACCGCGTGCTCACCACCAAAGACCTGGTGTCCGGAGAGAACGTGTTCTTCTGCGCCACCGGTGTCACCGACGGCGACCTGCTCAAAGGGGTGCGCTTCTTCGGCGGTGGCTGCACCACCCAGTCGATCGTGATGCGTTCGAAGTCGGGCACCGTGCGGATGATCGACGCCTATCACCGGCTCTCGAAGCTCAACGAGTACTCCGCGGTGAACTTCACCGGCGACGTCAGCGCCGCCTACCCATTGCCGTAA
- a CDS encoding class II fumarate hydratase: MADKDAEYRIEHDTMGEVRVPKDALWRAQTQRAVENFPISFRPLERTQIRALGLLKGACAQVNKDLGLLDADKADAIIAAAAEIADGQHDDQFPIDVFQTGSGTSSNMNTNEVIASIAAANGVTVHPNDHVNMSQSSNDTFPTATHIAATEAAVRQLIPALEVLHESLEAKARQWRTTVKSGRTHLMDAVPVTLGQEFGGYARQIQAGIERVKATLPRLGELAIGGTAVGTGLNAPDGFGAKVVEVLVDQTGIAELRPAVDSFEAQAARDGLVEASGALKTIAVSLTKIANDIRWMGSGPLTGLGELQLPDLQPGSSIMPGKVNPVIPEAITQVAAQVIGNDAAVTVGGLSGAFELNVYIPMMARNVLESFTLLANSSKLFATRCIDGLIANEDRLRELAESSPSIVTPLNSAIGYEEAAKVAKQALAEKKTIRQTVIDRGLIGDKLSEAELDKRLDVLAMAKVKDGD, from the coding sequence ATGGCAGACAAGGACGCCGAGTACCGCATCGAGCACGACACCATGGGTGAAGTCCGGGTCCCCAAGGACGCGCTGTGGCGCGCGCAGACCCAACGCGCGGTGGAGAACTTCCCGATCTCGTTCCGTCCGCTGGAACGCACCCAGATCCGTGCGCTCGGCCTGCTCAAAGGCGCCTGCGCCCAGGTGAACAAGGACCTCGGGCTGCTGGATGCGGACAAGGCCGACGCGATCATCGCCGCAGCGGCCGAGATCGCCGACGGACAGCATGACGACCAGTTCCCGATCGACGTGTTCCAGACCGGGTCGGGCACCAGTTCGAACATGAACACCAACGAGGTCATCGCCTCGATCGCGGCGGCCAACGGGGTCACGGTGCATCCCAACGACCACGTGAACATGTCGCAGAGCTCCAACGACACCTTTCCCACCGCGACCCACATCGCGGCCACCGAAGCCGCCGTGCGGCAACTGATCCCGGCGCTGGAGGTGCTGCACGAGTCGCTGGAGGCCAAAGCCCGGCAGTGGCGCACCACGGTGAAGTCGGGCCGCACCCACCTGATGGACGCGGTCCCGGTGACGCTGGGCCAGGAGTTCGGCGGCTACGCCCGGCAGATCCAGGCCGGCATCGAGAGAGTGAAGGCGACCCTGCCCCGGCTCGGGGAGCTCGCCATCGGCGGCACCGCCGTCGGCACCGGGCTCAACGCGCCCGACGGCTTCGGCGCGAAGGTCGTCGAGGTGCTGGTCGACCAGACCGGCATCGCCGAGTTGCGCCCTGCCGTCGACTCTTTCGAGGCCCAAGCCGCGCGTGACGGGCTGGTCGAGGCCTCTGGTGCGCTCAAGACGATCGCGGTCTCACTGACCAAGATCGCCAACGACATTCGTTGGATGGGGTCGGGGCCGCTGACCGGGCTGGGCGAGCTGCAGTTGCCCGATCTGCAGCCGGGAAGCTCGATCATGCCGGGCAAGGTCAACCCCGTCATCCCCGAGGCGATCACCCAGGTGGCGGCACAGGTCATCGGCAACGACGCCGCTGTCACCGTGGGCGGACTGTCGGGCGCGTTCGAGCTCAACGTCTACATCCCGATGATGGCCCGCAATGTGCTCGAGTCGTTCACGCTGCTGGCCAACTCGTCGAAGTTGTTCGCCACCCGGTGCATCGACGGCCTGATCGCCAATGAGGATCGGCTGCGCGAGCTCGCCGAGTCCTCACCGTCGATCGTGACTCCGCTGAACTCGGCGATCGGCTACGAGGAGGCCGCCAAAGTGGCCAAGCAGGCGCTGGCGGAGAAGAAGACGATTCGCCAGACGGTCATCGATCGTGGCCTGATCGGAGACAAGCTCTCCGAAGCGGAGCTCGACAAGCGTCTCGACGTACTCGCGATGGCCAAAGTCAAGGACGGCGACTAG
- a CDS encoding PhoH family protein, with the protein MTQFPSRQSGARRTYVLDTSVLLSDPWAITRFAEHEVVVPLVVISELEAKRHHHELGWFARQALRMFDDLRLEHGRLDLPIPVGAEGGTLQVELNHSDPSVLPAGFRTETNDARILTCAANLAAEGKQVTLVSKDIPLRVKAGAVGLPADEYHAQDVVTSGWTGMAELEVSGEDVDALFADGEIDLTAARDLPCHTGIRLLGSSSHALGRVNADKRVQLVRGDREVFGLRGRSAEQRVALDLLQDELVGIVSLGGKAGTGKSALALCAGLEAVLERRTQRKVVVFRPLYAVGGQDLGYLPGSESDKMGPWAQAVFDTLEGLASPAVLEEVLSRGMLEVLPLTHIRGRSLHDSFVIVDEAQSLERNVLLTVLSRLGSGSRVVLTHDVAQRDNLRVGRHDGVAAVIEKLKGHPLFAHITLLRSERSPIAALVTEMLEEISPGALP; encoded by the coding sequence GTGACCCAATTCCCGAGCCGGCAGTCAGGTGCACGACGGACCTATGTGCTCGACACCTCCGTGTTGTTGTCCGATCCCTGGGCCATCACGCGATTTGCCGAACACGAAGTGGTGGTTCCGCTCGTCGTCATCAGCGAGCTGGAAGCCAAACGTCACCACCACGAGCTGGGATGGTTCGCTCGACAGGCGCTGCGCATGTTCGACGATCTGCGGCTCGAACACGGTCGGTTGGATCTGCCCATTCCCGTTGGCGCAGAAGGCGGTACGCTTCAGGTCGAGCTCAATCACAGTGACCCCTCGGTGCTGCCGGCCGGATTCCGCACCGAGACCAACGACGCTCGCATCCTGACCTGTGCGGCCAACCTCGCCGCTGAGGGCAAGCAGGTGACGCTGGTGAGCAAGGACATCCCACTGCGCGTCAAGGCAGGCGCGGTCGGCCTTCCCGCCGACGAGTACCACGCGCAGGATGTCGTCACCTCCGGGTGGACCGGGATGGCCGAACTCGAGGTGTCAGGCGAGGACGTGGACGCCTTGTTCGCCGACGGCGAGATCGACCTGACCGCCGCCCGTGATCTGCCCTGCCACACCGGAATCAGGTTGCTGGGCAGCAGTTCTCATGCGCTGGGCCGGGTCAACGCCGATAAGAGGGTGCAGTTGGTACGAGGTGATCGCGAGGTGTTCGGCCTCCGGGGAAGGTCCGCCGAACAACGCGTCGCGCTCGATCTGCTGCAGGACGAATTGGTCGGCATCGTCTCGCTGGGCGGCAAGGCCGGCACCGGCAAGTCCGCGTTGGCGCTGTGTGCTGGTCTGGAGGCGGTGTTGGAGCGGCGTACCCAGCGCAAGGTGGTGGTGTTCCGCCCGCTCTATGCGGTGGGCGGGCAGGACCTCGGCTACCTCCCGGGCAGCGAGAGCGACAAGATGGGCCCCTGGGCTCAAGCGGTGTTCGACACGTTGGAGGGTCTGGCCAGTCCGGCGGTGCTCGAAGAGGTGCTCTCGCGCGGGATGCTGGAGGTGCTGCCGCTGACCCACATCCGGGGCCGCTCGCTGCACGACTCGTTCGTCATCGTCGACGAGGCGCAGTCGTTGGAGCGCAACGTGTTGCTGACGGTGCTGTCCCGGCTGGGTTCGGGTTCACGTGTGGTGCTGACCCACGATGTGGCCCAGCGGGACAATCTGCGCGTCGGCCGCCACGACGGTGTCGCGGCCGTGATCGAGAAGCTCAAGGGCCACCCGCTGTTCGCACACATCACGCTGCTGCGCAGTGAACGCTCGCCGATCGCCGCGCTGGTGACCGAGATGCTCGAAGAGATCAGTCCCGGTGCCTTGCCCTGA
- a CDS encoding acyl-ACP desaturase translates to MAQKPVANALTLELEPVVDDELRRHLDTEDPWFAHDFVPFDQGENFAFLGGRDWDPSQVTLPKHITDALEILLITKDNLAGYHRELVEHFILEDKWGRWLGRWTAEEHLHAVALRNYLVVTRQIDPTANEDVRVEHVMKGYRADTYSQIETLVFMAFWERAHAVFCRNLEAQIGEPVLQGLVGRIARDEERHEEFFGNLIAHCLSTHREETVDAIAKRAAELDVVGGDIDAYQDKVARVAQAGIFDRDQLSTVIAERIRAWGVADEAALEQFTSS, encoded by the coding sequence ATGGCACAGAAACCTGTCGCTAACGCCCTGACGCTCGAACTTGAGCCGGTCGTCGACGATGAGCTGCGGCGTCATCTCGACACCGAGGACCCGTGGTTCGCCCACGATTTCGTCCCGTTCGACCAGGGTGAGAACTTCGCATTCCTGGGCGGACGGGACTGGGATCCGTCGCAGGTGACCCTGCCCAAGCACATCACAGACGCCTTGGAGATCCTGCTGATCACCAAGGACAACCTGGCCGGCTATCACCGCGAACTCGTCGAACACTTCATCCTCGAAGACAAGTGGGGTCGCTGGCTGGGCCGCTGGACCGCCGAGGAACACCTGCACGCGGTCGCGCTGCGCAACTACCTGGTGGTCACCCGCCAGATCGACCCCACCGCCAACGAGGACGTCCGCGTCGAGCATGTGATGAAGGGCTATCGCGCCGACACCTACAGCCAGATCGAGACGCTGGTGTTCATGGCGTTCTGGGAGCGCGCGCACGCGGTGTTCTGCCGCAACCTGGAGGCCCAGATCGGCGAGCCGGTGCTGCAAGGGCTCGTGGGCCGGATCGCCCGCGACGAGGAACGCCACGAAGAGTTTTTCGGCAACCTCATCGCGCACTGCTTGAGCACCCACCGCGAAGAGACCGTTGACGCGATCGCCAAGCGGGCCGCCGAACTCGACGTCGTCGGCGGTGACATCGACGCCTACCAGGACAAGGTCGCGCGCGTCGCGCAGGCCGGGATCTTCGACCGCGACCAGCTCAGCACTGTGATCGCCGAGCGCATCCGGGCCTGGGGGGTGGCCGACGAGGCCGCCCTTGAACAGTTCACCAGCTCGTAA
- a CDS encoding glycine hydroxymethyltransferase, giving the protein MTAESVTAGQGAEYAATASEAYRAALQVIESVEPRIAEATRKELDDQRSSLKLIASENYASPAVLLTMGTWFSDKYAEGTIGHRFYAACQNVDTVEALAAEHARELFGAPYAYAQPHSGIDANLVAYWAILATRVEAPQLAELGAKHINDVSEADWESLRAQLGNQRLMGMSLDTGGHLTHGFRPNISGKMFHQRQYGTDPTTGFIDYDAVAAAVREFKPLVLVAGYSAYPRRINFAKMREIADEVGATLMVDMAHFAGLVAGKVFTGDEDPVPHAHVVTTTTHKSLRGPRGGLVLATEEYAPAVDKGCPMVLGGPLSHVMAAKAVALAEARQPAFRSYAQAVADNAQALADGFVKRDSSLVTGGTDNHLVLLDVTSFGLTGRQAESALLDSGIVTNRNAIPADPNGAWYTSGIRFGTPALTTRGFGADDFDRVAELVVEVLKNTEPAAGPAGPSKAKYTLADGTAERVRSAAAEMLDANPLYPGLTL; this is encoded by the coding sequence ATGACTGCTGAGTCCGTCACCGCCGGTCAGGGCGCCGAGTACGCCGCCACCGCCAGCGAGGCCTACCGCGCCGCGCTGCAGGTGATCGAGAGCGTCGAGCCGCGCATCGCCGAGGCCACCCGCAAAGAGCTCGACGACCAGCGTTCGTCGCTGAAGTTGATCGCCAGTGAGAACTACGCTTCGCCCGCGGTGCTGCTGACCATGGGCACGTGGTTCTCCGACAAGTACGCCGAGGGCACCATCGGCCACCGGTTCTATGCCGCCTGCCAGAATGTCGACACCGTCGAGGCGCTGGCCGCCGAACACGCCCGCGAACTGTTCGGCGCGCCGTACGCCTACGCCCAGCCGCATTCCGGTATCGACGCCAACCTGGTGGCCTACTGGGCGATCCTGGCCACCCGGGTGGAGGCTCCCCAGTTGGCCGAGCTGGGCGCCAAGCACATCAACGACGTGTCCGAAGCCGACTGGGAAAGTCTGCGCGCCCAGCTGGGCAATCAGCGTCTGATGGGTATGTCGCTGGACACCGGCGGGCACCTGACCCACGGGTTCCGGCCCAACATCTCCGGCAAGATGTTCCACCAGCGCCAGTACGGCACCGATCCCACGACCGGGTTCATCGACTACGACGCCGTCGCCGCCGCGGTGCGGGAGTTCAAGCCGCTGGTGCTGGTCGCCGGTTATTCGGCCTATCCGCGCCGGATCAACTTCGCCAAGATGCGGGAGATCGCCGACGAGGTCGGTGCGACGCTGATGGTCGACATGGCGCACTTCGCCGGGCTGGTGGCCGGCAAGGTGTTCACCGGCGACGAGGATCCGGTGCCGCACGCCCATGTCGTGACGACGACGACGCACAAGTCGCTGCGCGGGCCCCGTGGCGGTCTGGTGCTGGCCACCGAGGAGTACGCACCCGCGGTCGACAAGGGTTGCCCGATGGTGCTGGGCGGTCCACTTTCGCACGTGATGGCCGCCAAGGCCGTCGCGCTGGCCGAGGCCCGGCAGCCGGCGTTCCGCAGTTACGCACAAGCCGTCGCCGACAACGCGCAGGCGCTGGCCGACGGCTTCGTGAAGCGGGACAGCAGCTTGGTCACCGGCGGGACCGACAACCACCTGGTGCTGCTCGACGTCACGTCGTTCGGGCTGACCGGCCGCCAAGCCGAGTCGGCGCTGCTGGACTCCGGCATCGTCACCAACCGCAACGCGATCCCGGCCGATCCGAACGGTGCCTGGTACACCAGCGGCATCCGGTTCGGTACCCCGGCGCTGACGACGCGTGGCTTTGGCGCCGACGACTTCGACCGGGTCGCCGAGCTGGTGGTCGAGGTGCTGAAGAACACCGAGCCCGCGGCCGGACCGGCGGGGCCCTCCAAGGCCAAGTACACGCTGGCCGACGGCACCGCAGAGCGGGTGCGCAGCGCGGCGGCCGAAATGCTCGACGCCAACCCGCTCTACCCGGGCCTGACGCTCTAG
- a CDS encoding DUF885 domain-containing protein gives MDPGTLINEYLMLGLRFDRIEEGYVDSFTGDPALRRQVDNEPLPDPAALARRAEQLQTELPAGLDADRAAFVGAHLRALACAGRKFAGQEVGFVDEVAAYFDVRITKGDPQRYREAHAQLDDALGGSGPLAERVQAYRAAEEIPPDRLEEAIHAFSSALRDRVRATFPLPERETITYEVVTDKPWSGFNYYLGDYRSTVAVNADLRQQMSNLPRLVAHESYPGHHTEHCRKEAGLVEGKGQAEQTIFLVNTPQCLMAEGLADLALYVAIGPGWGGWAADVYADLGLRFDGERAAAVSDATAALADVRQDAALMLHDERRDVDEVVAFLKRWLLVNDERARQMLRFLSSPLWRAYTSTYVEGYRLLRGWLDARPDGVSLSERFTTLLDEPLIPSSLRTP, from the coding sequence ATGGACCCCGGCACCCTGATCAACGAGTACCTGATGCTCGGACTGCGCTTCGACCGCATCGAGGAAGGTTACGTCGACTCGTTCACCGGGGACCCCGCACTGCGCCGCCAGGTCGACAACGAACCATTGCCCGACCCCGCGGCGCTGGCCCGTCGGGCCGAACAGCTGCAGACCGAACTGCCCGCCGGCCTCGATGCCGACCGCGCTGCGTTCGTCGGCGCGCATCTGCGCGCACTGGCCTGTGCCGGTCGGAAGTTCGCGGGCCAGGAGGTCGGTTTCGTCGACGAGGTGGCGGCCTACTTCGACGTCCGCATCACCAAGGGCGACCCGCAGCGGTACCGGGAGGCGCACGCCCAGCTCGACGACGCGTTGGGGGGCTCCGGCCCGCTCGCCGAGCGGGTGCAGGCCTACCGTGCGGCCGAGGAGATCCCGCCCGATCGCCTCGAGGAAGCCATTCACGCGTTCTCCTCGGCGTTGCGCGACCGCGTGCGTGCGACCTTCCCACTGCCCGAACGCGAGACGATCACCTACGAGGTGGTGACCGACAAGCCGTGGTCGGGGTTCAACTACTACCTCGGCGATTACCGGTCGACCGTCGCGGTCAACGCCGACCTCAGGCAGCAGATGTCGAACCTGCCGCGGCTGGTCGCTCACGAGTCGTATCCAGGCCACCACACCGAGCACTGCCGCAAGGAGGCGGGGCTGGTCGAGGGCAAGGGCCAGGCCGAGCAGACCATCTTCCTGGTCAACACCCCACAGTGCCTGATGGCCGAGGGGTTGGCCGACCTGGCACTCTATGTGGCGATCGGACCGGGCTGGGGGGGTTGGGCTGCCGACGTCTACGCCGATCTGGGGCTGCGGTTCGACGGTGAGCGGGCGGCCGCGGTCTCCGATGCGACGGCAGCGCTGGCCGATGTGCGCCAGGATGCCGCGCTGATGCTGCATGACGAGCGCCGCGACGTCGACGAGGTGGTGGCGTTCCTGAAACGATGGCTGCTGGTCAACGACGAACGCGCCCGCCAGATGCTGCGCTTCTTGTCGTCGCCGCTGTGGCGCGCGTACACCAGCACCTACGTCGAGGGCTATCGGCTGCTGCGCGGCTGGCTCGATGCCCGTCCCGACGGGGTGTCGCTCAGCGAGCGCTTCACCACGCTGCTCGACGAGCCGCTGATCCCCTCGTCGTTGCGTACCCCATAG
- the coaA gene encoding type I pantothenate kinase, with translation MARLSEPSPYVEFDRSQWRGLRSSTPLKLTEDELVKLRGLGEKIDLLEVEEVYLPLARLIHLQVAARQALFATTAEFLDDPEGEPHQNPNRPVPFIIGVAGSVAVGKSTTARVLQALLARWEHHPRVDLVTTDGFLYPNKELARRNLMHRKGFPESYDRRGLMRFVTAVKSGSDAACAPVYSHLLYDIVPGDKQIIEHPDILILEGLNVLQTGPALMVSDLFDFSVYVDARIEDIENWYISRFLSMRAGAFANPASHFHHYSTLTDEQAVFAARDIWHSINRPNLIENILPTRPRATLVLRKDSDHSINRLRLRKL, from the coding sequence ATGGCTCGGCTGAGCGAACCCAGCCCCTATGTGGAGTTCGATCGAAGTCAGTGGCGGGGGCTCCGGTCCTCGACACCGCTGAAGTTGACCGAAGACGAACTGGTCAAGCTGCGTGGGCTCGGCGAGAAGATCGACCTGCTGGAAGTCGAAGAGGTCTACCTGCCCCTGGCCCGGCTGATCCATCTGCAGGTCGCCGCGCGTCAGGCCCTGTTCGCCACCACCGCAGAGTTCCTCGATGACCCCGAAGGCGAGCCGCACCAGAATCCGAACCGGCCGGTGCCGTTCATCATCGGCGTCGCGGGCAGCGTGGCGGTCGGCAAATCCACCACGGCCCGTGTGCTGCAGGCGCTGCTCGCCCGCTGGGAGCACCACCCGCGGGTCGATCTGGTGACCACCGACGGTTTCCTCTATCCGAACAAGGAGCTCGCGCGCCGGAACCTGATGCACCGCAAGGGCTTCCCGGAAAGCTATGACCGTCGTGGGTTGATGCGCTTTGTCACCGCGGTGAAATCAGGTTCCGATGCGGCGTGTGCACCGGTCTACTCTCACTTGCTCTACGACATCGTGCCGGGTGACAAGCAGATCATCGAGCATCCCGACATCCTCATCCTGGAGGGGCTCAACGTCCTGCAGACCGGCCCGGCGCTGATGGTCTCCGACCTGTTCGACTTCTCGGTCTACGTCGACGCGCGCATCGAGGACATCGAGAACTGGTACATCTCACGGTTTCTGTCGATGCGCGCCGGCGCATTCGCCAACCCGGCATCGCATTTCCACCACTACTCGACGCTGACCGATGAGCAGGCCGTGTTCGCCGCCCGCGACATCTGGCACTCCATCAACCGGCCCAATCTGATCGAGAACATCCTGCCGACCCGGCCGCGCGCGACGCTGGTGCTGCGCAAGGATTCCGACCATTCGATCAACCGGCTGCGGCTGCGCAAGTTGTAG
- a CDS encoding (2Z,6E)-farnesyl diphosphate synthase has translation MDLIPRRLKGPAYRLYEMRLRLGLSPSRSELPRHIAVLCDGNRRWAREVGHDDVSYGYRAGARKIAEMLRWCDEIGIEMATVYLLSTENLRREPEELSALIEIITEVVEEICAPANRWSVRTVGDLELIGEEPARRLRDAVSSTADARTASFHVNVAVGYGGRQEIVDAVRALLSKQIANGATGEQLVEAVTAEAISENLYTSGQPDPDLVIRTSGEQRLSGFLLWQSAYSEMWFTEAYWPEFRRVDFLRAVRDYSARHRRYGR, from the coding sequence GTGGACCTCATTCCGCGGCGCCTCAAAGGGCCGGCGTATCGGCTCTACGAGATGCGTCTGCGTCTGGGGTTGTCGCCGTCGCGTTCAGAGCTACCGCGTCACATCGCGGTCCTGTGTGACGGGAACCGCCGCTGGGCCCGTGAAGTCGGCCACGACGACGTCAGCTACGGCTATCGGGCCGGCGCCCGCAAGATCGCCGAGATGCTGCGCTGGTGTGACGAAATCGGCATCGAGATGGCCACTGTGTATCTGCTCTCGACGGAGAATCTGCGGCGCGAGCCCGAAGAACTCTCGGCGCTGATCGAGATCATCACCGAGGTGGTCGAGGAGATCTGCGCGCCGGCCAACCGGTGGAGCGTTCGCACCGTCGGCGATCTGGAGCTCATCGGCGAGGAACCCGCGCGCCGGTTGCGTGACGCGGTGTCCTCGACCGCTGATGCCCGCACCGCCTCCTTTCACGTCAACGTCGCCGTCGGCTACGGCGGGCGCCAGGAGATCGTCGATGCGGTGCGGGCGCTGCTCAGCAAGCAGATCGCCAACGGCGCCACCGGCGAGCAACTCGTGGAAGCTGTTACCGCCGAGGCGATTTCGGAGAATCTTTACACCTCCGGCCAGCCGGACCCGGATCTGGTGATCCGGACCTCCGGCGAACAACGGCTGTCGGGCTTTCTGCTGTGGCAGAGCGCGTACTCAGAGATGTGGTTCACCGAGGCCTACTGGCCGGAGTTCCGTCGCGTCGACTTCCTGCGCGCGGTCCGCGACTACAGCGCCCGGCACCGCCGCTACGGGCGGTAA
- a CDS encoding hemolysin III family protein, protein MPTSLEPWYTADSPREPWEPEDLPEAVADGVAHFLGKPRLRGWIHVYSAIIAVIAGAALVAVSWSLESMRAGIATLIYTLTIVAMFAVSGVYHRVNWTSATARKWMKRADHSMIFVFIAGSYTPFALLALPERDGMTLFWIVWGGALAGVALKMLWPSSPRWLGVPLYILLGWVAVWFIGPIAHGAGVAAVVLLIVGGVLYSVGGVLYALKWPNPWPTTFGHHEFFHACTAVAAICHYVAMWFAVF, encoded by the coding sequence ATGCCGACATCACTCGAACCGTGGTACACCGCCGACTCACCGCGGGAGCCCTGGGAACCCGAAGATCTGCCCGAGGCCGTCGCTGACGGGGTCGCCCACTTCCTGGGTAAACCACGGTTGCGCGGCTGGATCCATGTGTACTCGGCGATCATCGCGGTGATCGCCGGCGCGGCGCTGGTCGCCGTGTCGTGGTCGCTGGAGTCGATGCGGGCCGGCATCGCCACGCTGATCTACACCCTGACGATCGTGGCGATGTTCGCCGTCAGCGGGGTCTATCACCGGGTCAACTGGACGTCGGCTACCGCACGCAAGTGGATGAAGCGCGCCGATCACTCGATGATCTTCGTGTTCATCGCCGGCAGCTACACGCCGTTCGCGCTGCTGGCGCTGCCCGAACGCGACGGCATGACGTTGTTCTGGATCGTGTGGGGCGGCGCATTGGCCGGGGTGGCGTTGAAGATGCTGTGGCCGTCCTCACCGCGCTGGCTGGGCGTGCCGCTCTACATCCTGCTGGGCTGGGTCGCGGTGTGGTTCATCGGGCCCATCGCCCACGGCGCGGGCGTGGCCGCGGTCGTGCTGCTGATCGTCGGCGGCGTGCTCTACAGCGTCGGAGGTGTCCTCTATGCGCTCAAGTGGCCGAACCCGTGGCCGACGACGTTCGGCCACCATGAGTTCTTCCACGCGTGCACCGCGGTGGCGGCGATCTGCCACTACGTCGCCATGTGGTTCGCCGTATTCTGA